From Streptomyces sp. 6-11-2, one genomic window encodes:
- a CDS encoding DUF4191 domain-containing protein, with amino-acid sequence MARKDNAAEAANPGRLKQIALTYKMTRKADNKIGLVLAGVFIITFGVLLGIGFAIGHPYYAGILGLLLAFLATAIIFGRRAERAAFGQMEGQPGAAAAVLDNVGRGWTTTPAVAMNRSQDVVHRAVGKAGIVLVAEGNPNRVKSLLAAEKKKMNRIVADVPVHDVIVGNGDGQVPLKKLRTTMLKFPRVLTGPQVTTTNDRLRALGDLMSNMPLPKGPMPKGMRMPKGGPKAR; translated from the coding sequence ATGGCGAGGAAGGACAACGCAGCCGAGGCTGCCAACCCCGGGCGACTGAAGCAGATCGCCCTGACCTACAAGATGACCCGCAAGGCCGACAACAAGATCGGTCTGGTACTCGCGGGTGTCTTCATCATCACCTTCGGCGTCCTTCTCGGGATCGGCTTCGCGATCGGCCACCCGTACTACGCCGGCATCCTGGGCCTGCTGCTCGCCTTCCTCGCGACGGCGATCATCTTCGGACGCCGGGCCGAGCGCGCCGCCTTCGGGCAGATGGAGGGCCAGCCGGGCGCCGCCGCGGCGGTCCTGGACAACGTGGGCCGCGGCTGGACCACCACCCCGGCGGTGGCCATGAACCGCAGCCAGGACGTGGTGCACCGCGCGGTCGGCAAGGCCGGCATCGTGCTGGTCGCCGAGGGCAACCCGAACCGGGTGAAGTCCCTGCTCGCCGCCGAGAAGAAGAAGATGAACCGGATCGTCGCGGACGTCCCGGTGCACGACGTGATCGTCGGCAACGGCGACGGCCAGGTCCCGCTGAAGAAGTTGCGCACGACCATGCTGAAGTTCCCGCGCGTGCTGACCGGCCCGCAGGTCACCACCACCAACGACCGACTGCGCGCCCTCGGCGACCTGATGAGCAACATGCCGCTGCCGAAGGGTCCGATGCCGAAGGGCATGCGGATGCCGAAGGGCGGCCCGAAGGCCCGCTGA
- the lipB gene encoding lipoyl(octanoyl) transferase LipB: MSELRFVRMGFGAEAVDYVQAWDEQRRVHAARFADEVPDTVLLLEHPPVYTAGRRTEDSERPLDGTPVIDVDRGGKITWHGPGQLVGYPIQKLPRPVDVVAHVRRLEEALIRACADFGLETTRVEGRSGVWVLGDPVEQRPTLGGLSLDFDPRLADEEFDPRLNGPEYAPSNAGQRREDRKIAAIGIRVAKGVTMHGFALNVNPDNKWFDKIIPCGIRDAGVASLAAELGRNVAIEEVLPVVERHLRDVLQNADLKPREIERATA; encoded by the coding sequence GTGAGTGAGCTGCGGTTCGTCCGCATGGGATTCGGTGCCGAGGCCGTGGACTACGTCCAGGCCTGGGACGAGCAGCGCCGGGTGCACGCCGCCCGGTTCGCGGACGAGGTCCCCGACACCGTGCTGCTCCTGGAGCACCCCCCGGTCTACACGGCCGGCCGGCGGACCGAGGACAGCGAGCGCCCGCTCGACGGCACGCCCGTCATCGACGTGGACCGCGGCGGCAAGATCACCTGGCACGGTCCCGGCCAGCTGGTCGGCTACCCGATCCAGAAGCTGCCCCGCCCGGTGGACGTGGTGGCCCACGTGCGCCGCCTGGAGGAGGCGCTGATCCGCGCCTGCGCGGACTTCGGCCTGGAGACCACCCGCGTCGAGGGCCGCAGCGGAGTGTGGGTGCTCGGCGACCCGGTCGAGCAGCGGCCCACCCTGGGCGGGCTGTCCCTGGACTTCGACCCGCGCCTGGCCGACGAGGAGTTCGACCCCCGGCTGAACGGCCCGGAGTACGCCCCCTCCAACGCCGGCCAGCGCCGCGAGGACCGCAAGATCGCGGCGATCGGGATCCGGGTCGCCAAGGGCGTCACGATGCACGGCTTCGCGCTCAACGTGAACCCGGACAACAAGTGGTTCGACAAGATCATCCCGTGCGGGATCCGGGACGCCGGCGTCGCCTCGCTGGCGGCCGAGCTCGGCCGGAACGTCGCGATCGAGGAAGTGCTGCCGGTCGTCGAACGGCACCTGCGGGACGTCCTGCAGAACGCGGACCTGAAGCCGCGGGAGATCGAGAGGGCCACCGCCTGA
- a CDS encoding regulator produces the protein MTERPAQRTPNRQLAALIAEAGFSNAGLARRVDQLGLEHGLDLRYDKTSVTRWLRGQQPRGTTPALIAEVFTRRLGRRLTAQDLGLDACAPVYAGLEFAATPEEAVDIVGGLWRKDCGSHAELRRIAFTPAGLVVPSRDWLIGRADDRVARAEAPATRVPVQGYPDRPALVVPDPSVPGVPRQRGRAERGPAGREAGRKVTAGDIAALRSVGELFRTLDDLYGGGHARQALVRYLEHECEPMLRGTYGEQTGRRLFGAAADLTRLAGWTSYDIAAHGLAQRYFVQALRLAQAAGDRPYGAYVLVTMSRQAVYLGHGREAVQLARVAQQGLGGSAPPAVQSLLHAAEARGHGVLGEVRACTASLVRAERFLEAARPGDEVPSWARFDEAQLADESGHCHRDLQQYRAAAQHAERALRLRAPAHARSRLFCRVVLATARLGLGDLDQACRLAAEAAAQAADMRSVRAVEYVKDFERRLEPYKDATPVRGYRDKVAALG, from the coding sequence ATGACGGAACGACCCGCGCAGCGCACTCCCAACCGCCAGCTCGCCGCGCTCATCGCAGAAGCGGGGTTCTCGAACGCGGGTCTGGCCCGTCGCGTCGACCAGCTCGGTCTCGAACACGGGCTGGACCTGAGATACGACAAGACGTCGGTCACCCGCTGGCTGCGCGGCCAGCAGCCGCGGGGCACCACGCCCGCCCTCATCGCGGAGGTGTTCACCCGGCGCCTGGGCCGCCGCCTGACCGCCCAGGACCTCGGCCTGGACGCCTGCGCCCCGGTGTACGCGGGGCTGGAGTTCGCCGCCACCCCGGAGGAGGCCGTCGACATCGTCGGCGGGCTGTGGCGCAAGGACTGCGGCAGCCACGCCGAACTGCGCAGGATCGCCTTCACCCCGGCGGGCCTCGTCGTGCCCAGCCGGGACTGGCTGATCGGGCGGGCCGACGACCGGGTCGCCCGCGCGGAGGCACCGGCCACCCGGGTCCCCGTCCAGGGGTACCCGGACCGGCCCGCCCTCGTCGTGCCCGACCCCTCGGTGCCCGGCGTGCCCCGGCAGCGCGGCCGGGCCGAACGGGGCCCGGCCGGACGGGAGGCGGGCCGGAAGGTCACCGCCGGCGACATCGCCGCCCTGCGCTCGGTCGGCGAGCTGTTCCGCACCCTCGACGACCTGTACGGCGGCGGCCATGCCCGCCAGGCCCTGGTGCGCTACCTGGAGCACGAGTGCGAGCCGATGCTGCGCGGCACCTACGGCGAGCAGACCGGCCGCCGGCTCTTCGGCGCCGCCGCCGACCTGACCCGGCTCGCCGGCTGGACGTCGTACGACATCGCCGCGCACGGGCTCGCCCAGCGCTACTTCGTGCAGGCGCTGCGGCTCGCCCAGGCCGCCGGGGACCGGCCCTACGGCGCCTATGTGCTGGTCACCATGAGCCGGCAGGCCGTCTACCTCGGACACGGGCGGGAGGCCGTGCAGCTCGCACGGGTGGCCCAGCAGGGGCTCGGCGGCTCCGCCCCGCCCGCCGTGCAGTCGCTGCTGCACGCCGCCGAGGCGCGCGGGCACGGGGTGCTGGGCGAGGTGCGCGCCTGCACCGCGTCCCTGGTGCGCGCCGAGCGCTTCCTGGAGGCGGCCCGGCCCGGGGACGAGGTGCCCTCCTGGGCGCGCTTCGACGAGGCGCAGCTGGCCGACGAGTCCGGGCACTGCCACCGGGACCTCCAGCAGTACCGGGCCGCCGCGCAGCACGCCGAACGCGCCTTGCGGCTGCGCGCCCCGGCGCACGCCCGCAGCCGGCTGTTCTGCCGGGTGGTCCTGGCCACCGCCCGCCTCGGCCTCGGCGACCTGGACCAGGCCTGCCGCCTGGCCGCCGAGGCGGCGGCCCAGGCCGCGGACATGCGCTCGGTCCGGGCGGTGGAGTACGTCAAGGACTTCGAACGCCGCCTGGAACCGTACAAGGACGCGACACCCGTACGCGGCTACCGGGACAAGGTGGCGGCGTTGGGTTGA
- the lipA gene encoding lipoyl synthase, protein MSAVAPDGRKMLRLEVRNSQTPIERKPEWIKTRAKMGPEYTKMQNLVKSEGLHTVCQEAGCPNIYECWEDREATFLIGGDQCTRRCDFCQIDTGKPEALDRDEPRRVGESVVTMDLNYATITGVARDDLEDGGAWLYAETVRQIHQQTADREDGRTKVELLAPDFNAVPEQLAEVFASRPEVFAHNVETVPRIFKRIRPGFRYERSLKVITEARDFGLVTKSNLILGMGETREEVVEALKQLHDAGCELVTITQYLRPSVRHHPVERWVKPQEFVELKEEAEQIGFSGVMSGPLVRSSYRAGRLYRMAVEKRGTYIAAQAV, encoded by the coding sequence GTGTCCGCAGTCGCACCCGACGGACGCAAGATGCTGCGCCTGGAGGTCCGCAACAGCCAGACCCCCATCGAGCGCAAGCCCGAGTGGATCAAGACCCGGGCGAAAATGGGTCCCGAGTACACCAAGATGCAGAACCTCGTGAAGAGCGAGGGCCTGCACACGGTCTGCCAGGAAGCCGGCTGCCCGAACATCTACGAGTGCTGGGAGGACCGCGAGGCGACCTTCCTCATCGGCGGCGACCAGTGCACCCGGCGCTGCGACTTCTGCCAGATCGACACCGGCAAGCCCGAGGCCCTGGACCGCGACGAGCCGCGCCGCGTGGGCGAGTCCGTGGTCACCATGGACCTGAACTACGCCACCATCACCGGCGTGGCCCGCGACGACCTGGAGGACGGCGGCGCCTGGCTGTACGCCGAGACCGTGCGCCAGATCCACCAGCAGACGGCGGACCGCGAGGACGGCCGTACCAAGGTCGAGCTGCTGGCCCCCGACTTCAACGCGGTCCCCGAGCAGCTGGCCGAGGTCTTCGCCTCGCGCCCCGAGGTCTTCGCGCACAACGTCGAGACCGTGCCGCGGATCTTCAAGCGGATCCGCCCCGGCTTCCGCTACGAGCGCTCCCTGAAGGTCATCACCGAGGCCCGCGACTTCGGCCTGGTGACCAAGTCGAACCTCATCCTCGGCATGGGCGAGACCCGCGAGGAGGTCGTCGAGGCGCTCAAGCAGCTGCACGACGCGGGCTGCGAGCTGGTCACCATCACCCAGTACCTGCGCCCCTCGGTGCGCCACCACCCGGTGGAGCGGTGGGTCAAGCCGCAGGAGTTCGTCGAGCTGAAGGAGGAAGCCGAGCAGATCGGCTTCTCGGGCGTGATGTCGGGGCCGCTGGTACGGTCCTCCTACCGCGCCGGACGGCTGTACCGGATGGCTGTCGAGAAGCGGGGCACCTACATCGCCGCCCAGGCGGTCTGA
- the glnA gene encoding type I glutamate--ammonia ligase, translating into MFQNADEAKKYIADEDVKFIDVRFCDLPGVMQHFTLPAEAFDPDEEQAFDGSSIRGFQAIHESDMSLRADLSTARVDPFRRDKTVNINFFIHDPITGEQYSRDPRNVARKAEAYLASTGIADTAFFGPEAEFYVFDNVRFRTAENESFYHIDSEAGAWNTGAVEDNRGYKVRYKGGYFPVPPVDHFADLRAEISLELAKNGLKVERQHHEVGTAGQAEINYRFNTLLAAADDLQLFKYIVKNVAWRNGKTATFMPKPIFGDNGSGMHVHQSLWSNGEPLFYDEAGYAGLSDTARYYIGGILRHAPALLAFTNPTVNSYHRLVPGFEAPVNLVYSQRNRSAAMRIPITGSNPKAKRVEFRAPDSSGNPYLAFSALLLAGLDGIKNKIEPAEPIDKDLYELAPEEHANVAQVPTSLEAVLQALEDDHEFLLQGDVFTSDLIETWVDFKRTNEIAPLQLRPHPHEFELYFDV; encoded by the coding sequence ATGTTCCAGAACGCCGACGAGGCCAAGAAGTACATCGCGGACGAGGACGTCAAGTTCATCGACGTCCGCTTCTGCGACCTGCCGGGCGTCATGCAGCACTTCACGTTGCCCGCCGAGGCGTTCGACCCCGACGAGGAGCAGGCGTTCGACGGGTCCTCGATCCGTGGCTTCCAGGCCATCCACGAGTCCGACATGTCCCTGCGGGCCGACCTGTCCACCGCGCGTGTGGACCCGTTCCGCCGGGACAAGACCGTCAACATCAACTTCTTCATCCACGACCCGATCACCGGCGAGCAGTACTCCCGTGACCCGCGGAACGTGGCGAGGAAGGCCGAGGCGTACCTCGCGTCCACCGGGATCGCCGACACCGCGTTCTTCGGTCCCGAGGCGGAGTTCTACGTCTTCGACAACGTCCGCTTCCGGACCGCCGAGAACGAGTCCTTCTACCACATCGACTCCGAGGCGGGCGCCTGGAACACCGGCGCGGTGGAGGACAACCGCGGCTACAAGGTCCGCTACAAGGGCGGCTACTTCCCGGTCCCGCCGGTCGACCACTTCGCCGACCTGCGCGCGGAGATCTCCCTGGAGCTGGCGAAGAACGGCCTGAAGGTGGAGCGCCAGCACCACGAGGTGGGCACCGCCGGCCAGGCCGAGATCAACTACAGGTTCAACACGCTGCTCGCCGCCGCCGACGACCTCCAGCTCTTCAAGTACATCGTGAAGAACGTCGCCTGGCGCAACGGCAAGACGGCCACCTTCATGCCGAAGCCGATCTTCGGCGACAACGGCTCCGGCATGCACGTGCACCAGTCGCTGTGGAGCAACGGCGAGCCGCTCTTCTACGACGAGGCCGGCTACGCGGGCCTGTCGGACACCGCCCGCTACTACATCGGTGGCATCCTCAGGCACGCCCCGGCGCTGCTCGCCTTCACCAACCCGACGGTGAACTCGTACCACCGTCTGGTGCCGGGCTTCGAGGCCCCGGTGAACCTGGTGTACTCGCAGCGCAACCGCTCCGCCGCGATGCGCATCCCGATCACCGGCTCCAACCCGAAGGCCAAGCGCGTGGAGTTCCGCGCGCCCGACTCCTCGGGCAACCCGTACCTGGCCTTCTCGGCGCTGCTGCTCGCGGGCCTGGACGGCATCAAGAACAAGATCGAGCCGGCCGAGCCGATCGACAAGGACCTGTACGAGCTGGCTCCCGAGGAGCACGCCAACGTCGCCCAGGTCCCGACCTCGCTGGAGGCCGTCCTCCAGGCTCTGGAGGACGACCACGAGTTCCTGCTCCAGGGCGACGTCTTCACGTCCGACCTGATCGAGACGTGGGTCGACTTCAAGCGCACGAACGAGATCGCCCCGCTCCAGCTGCGCCCGCACCCGCACGAGTTCGAGCTGTACTTCGACGTGTGA
- the htpX gene encoding zinc metalloprotease HtpX: MQSRFRSDRRLTVRMGVTLFLLGLLYVAFVAVLIVLLKSWVLVVVIAAGVLAAQYWFSDRIALFAMHGRVVEREEYPELHAVVDRLCAMADMPKPAVAVSSMDMPNAFATGRNPDNAVVCVTTGLLRRLEPAELEGVLAHELSHVAHKDVAVITVASFLGVVAGLVVRFAFYSELFGGRGRKDQNTLALFAMVMGVSAAVYAISFLLIRALSRYRELAADRAAALLTGRPSTLASALTKVTGDIGRIPSEDLRTAQAFNAFYFTPALGSEPGISRLFSTHPSLERRLEQLARISAELGEAATPGKAG, encoded by the coding sequence ATGCAGAGCCGCTTCCGGAGCGACCGACGGCTGACCGTGCGCATGGGGGTCACGCTGTTCCTGCTCGGGCTGCTGTACGTGGCGTTCGTGGCCGTGCTGATCGTGCTGCTGAAGTCCTGGGTGCTGGTCGTGGTGATCGCGGCCGGCGTGCTCGCCGCCCAGTACTGGTTCTCCGACCGGATCGCCCTGTTCGCGATGCACGGCCGGGTGGTGGAGCGGGAGGAGTATCCCGAGCTGCACGCGGTGGTCGACCGGCTGTGCGCCATGGCGGACATGCCCAAGCCGGCCGTCGCCGTGTCCAGCATGGACATGCCGAACGCGTTCGCGACCGGACGGAACCCTGACAACGCCGTGGTGTGCGTGACCACGGGGCTGCTGCGGCGGCTGGAACCCGCCGAGCTGGAGGGCGTGCTCGCGCACGAGCTGTCGCACGTGGCGCACAAGGACGTCGCGGTGATCACGGTGGCCTCGTTCCTCGGTGTGGTCGCGGGCCTGGTCGTACGGTTCGCCTTCTACTCGGAGCTGTTCGGCGGGCGCGGGCGCAAGGACCAGAACACCCTCGCCCTGTTCGCCATGGTGATGGGCGTCTCGGCGGCCGTGTACGCGATCAGCTTCCTGCTGATCCGGGCGCTGTCCCGGTACCGGGAGCTGGCCGCGGACCGCGCGGCGGCGCTGCTGACCGGACGGCCCTCGACGCTGGCCTCCGCGCTCACCAAGGTGACCGGTGACATCGGCCGGATCCCGTCCGAGGACCTGCGCACCGCACAGGCCTTCAACGCCTTCTACTTCACACCGGCGCTGGGCTCCGAGCCCGGCATCTCCCGGCTGTTCTCCACCCACCCGAGCCTGGAGCGGCGGCTGGAGCAGCTGGCGCGGATCTCCGCCGAGCTGGGCGAGGCCGCGACGCCGGGGAAGGCGGGCTGA
- a CDS encoding TIGR01777 family oxidoreductase: MERSRIAVAGASGLIGSALVRSLVADGHEVVRLVRRSARGEDEVCWDPVGRYVDAAGLAGCDAVVNLAGAGVGDHRWTREYKKAIRDSRVLGTTALAEAVASLDAPPRVFVSGSAIGYYGDTGERAVDEDAPPGDGFLPALCVEWEQAAAPAREAGVRTVFARTGLVVAREGGAWGRLFPLFKAGLGGRLGDGRQFWSFIALHDEVAALRHLLDTESLSGPVNLTAPQPLTNGEITAAMGRVLQRPTLFSVPAPVLRAALGEMAGDVLGSARVVPKRLLESGFSFAFPGIEDAVRAAL, translated from the coding sequence ATGGAACGTTCGCGAATCGCGGTGGCCGGCGCGTCCGGTCTGATCGGCAGTGCCCTGGTGCGGTCCCTCGTCGCGGACGGGCACGAGGTGGTGCGCCTGGTGCGCCGTTCGGCCCGCGGCGAGGACGAGGTCTGCTGGGATCCCGTCGGCCGGTACGTGGACGCGGCGGGGCTCGCCGGGTGCGACGCGGTGGTCAACCTGGCGGGCGCGGGCGTGGGCGACCACCGGTGGACGCGGGAGTACAAGAAGGCGATCCGGGACAGCCGGGTGCTCGGCACGACGGCGCTCGCCGAGGCCGTGGCCTCCCTGGACGCGCCTCCGCGGGTGTTCGTCAGCGGCAGCGCGATCGGCTACTACGGCGACACCGGCGAGCGCGCCGTCGACGAGGACGCGCCGCCCGGGGACGGTTTTCTGCCGGCGCTGTGCGTCGAGTGGGAGCAGGCCGCGGCTCCCGCGCGGGAGGCGGGCGTCCGGACGGTGTTCGCCCGCACCGGGCTGGTGGTGGCCCGTGAGGGCGGGGCATGGGGACGGCTGTTCCCGCTGTTCAAGGCCGGGTTGGGCGGGCGGCTGGGAGACGGGCGGCAGTTCTGGTCGTTCATCGCGCTGCACGACGAGGTGGCCGCGCTGCGCCATCTGCTGGACACCGAGAGCCTGTCCGGGCCGGTCAACCTCACCGCGCCGCAGCCGCTGACGAACGGTGAGATCACCGCGGCCATGGGCCGGGTGCTGCAACGGCCGACGCTGTTCTCCGTGCCGGCGCCGGTCCTGCGCGCGGCGCTCGGGGAGATGGCGGGCGATGTGCTGGGCAGCGCGCGGGTGGTGCCGAAGCGGCTGCTGGAGTCGGGGTTCTCGTTCGCCTTTCCGGGGATCGAGGACGCCGTCCGTGCGGCGCTGTGA
- a CDS encoding winged helix DNA-binding domain-containing protein: MGGEPRYIDVVERRARLALRHRLAAGTRAGTPEEVARALVALHGTDPATVYLGVDARLAEPAGTVPQTERALYEDRTLVRMHGMRHTVFVFPAELTAVVHASTGIAVAARARAALLKDMAKAGAPDAAWLKEVEESTLAALARRGQATATELAQDEPRLREQFAYAAGKSYEGVHTVSSRLLRVLGVEGKVVRGRPLGSWTSTQFRWALAPEHPELDVAGAQRDLLRRWLAACGPATEADLKWWTGWRVTDVRRALAAAGAREVRVDEGTAYVTEDDVAPVTGPAEPWAALLPALDPTAMGWQQRDWYLAPGLRPALFDGSGNVGPTVWWNGRVVGAWAQRPDGEVVWRILDREGLGADAEAAIARQARELGSRLGPTRVTPRFRTPLEKELAA; the protein is encoded by the coding sequence ATGGGCGGGGAGCCCCGGTACATCGACGTGGTGGAGCGGCGGGCCAGGCTGGCCCTGCGGCACCGGCTGGCCGCAGGGACGCGGGCGGGGACGCCGGAGGAGGTGGCGCGGGCGCTGGTGGCACTGCACGGAACGGACCCGGCGACGGTGTACCTGGGCGTGGACGCCCGCCTGGCGGAACCCGCCGGGACGGTGCCGCAGACCGAGCGCGCGCTGTACGAGGACCGCACGCTGGTGCGGATGCACGGCATGCGGCACACCGTCTTCGTCTTCCCGGCGGAGCTGACCGCCGTCGTCCACGCCTCGACCGGCATCGCCGTCGCCGCCCGCGCCCGCGCCGCCCTGCTCAAGGACATGGCGAAGGCGGGCGCGCCGGACGCGGCCTGGCTGAAGGAGGTCGAGGAGTCGACCCTGGCCGCGCTGGCCCGCCGCGGGCAGGCCACGGCCACCGAGCTCGCCCAGGACGAGCCGCGGCTGCGGGAGCAGTTCGCGTACGCGGCCGGGAAGAGCTACGAGGGCGTGCACACGGTCTCCTCGCGGCTGCTGCGCGTCCTGGGTGTGGAGGGCAAGGTGGTCCGGGGCCGGCCGCTCGGCTCCTGGACGTCCACGCAGTTCCGCTGGGCCCTCGCACCCGAGCATCCCGAGCTGGACGTCGCCGGCGCCCAGCGCGACCTGCTGCGCCGCTGGCTCGCGGCCTGCGGCCCGGCGACCGAGGCCGACCTGAAGTGGTGGACGGGATGGCGGGTGACGGACGTGCGGCGGGCGCTGGCCGCGGCGGGGGCGCGCGAGGTGAGGGTGGACGAGGGCACGGCGTACGTCACCGAGGACGACGTCGCCCCGGTGACCGGCCCGGCCGAACCGTGGGCGGCCCTGCTGCCGGCTCTCGACCCCACGGCGATGGGCTGGCAGCAGCGGGACTGGTACCTCGCGCCCGGGCTGCGGCCGGCCCTGTTCGACGGCAGCGGCAACGTCGGCCCGACCGTGTGGTGGAACGGCCGGGTCGTCGGAGCCTGGGCCCAGCGACCCGACGGCGAGGTCGTCTGGCGGATCCTGGACCGGGAAGGGCTGGGCGCGGACGCGGAGGCGGCGATCGCCCGGCAGGCGCGGGAGCTGGGGAGCCGGCTCGGCCCGACGCGGGTCACACCGCGCTTCCGCACACCGCTGGAGAAGGAACTGGCGGCGTAG
- a CDS encoding RDD family protein, translating into MDNRQAWGSWLSGPRAAMEDAGADFGYRGRQLGLPEQGPGSIAGPGRRLGALAVDWALCLWIAYGLITHGYYQATSNWALLIFLALGILTVGTIGFTPGKRLFGLRVVALATGRVQPLRALLRTVLLCLAVPALIWDRDGRGLHDRLAGTVEVRI; encoded by the coding sequence GTGGACAACAGGCAAGCATGGGGATCATGGCTGTCCGGGCCGCGCGCGGCCATGGAGGACGCCGGCGCGGACTTCGGCTACCGGGGCCGGCAGCTGGGGCTGCCGGAGCAGGGGCCCGGCTCGATCGCCGGTCCGGGACGGCGGCTCGGCGCTCTGGCCGTCGACTGGGCGCTGTGCCTGTGGATCGCCTACGGCCTGATCACGCACGGCTACTACCAGGCCACGAGCAACTGGGCGCTGCTCATCTTCCTGGCGCTGGGCATCCTCACCGTCGGCACGATCGGCTTCACGCCCGGCAAGCGCCTGTTCGGCCTGCGCGTCGTCGCCCTCGCCACCGGCCGGGTGCAGCCGCTGCGCGCCCTGCTGCGCACGGTCCTGCTGTGCCTGGCCGTTCCCGCCCTGATCTGGGACCGCGACGGCCGCGGTCTGCACGACCGGCTGGCGGGCACGGTGGAGGTGCGCATCTGA
- a CDS encoding NAD(P)/FAD-dependent oxidoreductase, with product MLEPAYQADVVVVGAGVAGLAAAHRLTSAGVTTAVLEAAPYAGGRMSTEKVDGFRLDRIGQLLNTSYPQLALSPGLDALVLRPFAPGVLLHSDGRHLRAGAPAHGGSARSALHVVRALASAPRPPVPRPSSLARASLSRPSVPRSSAVPFLDGPPPGRRGVGAPLRLRAALGRIAATPVERLLSRPELTAQQALAARGLPARTVDGFLRPLLAALLCDPDLTTSSRCADLALHSFASGRLCLPEGGAEVLPELLARTLPPGTVHTGVRATSVSTTSVTTAEHGEVRCKAVLVATDARAAAELLPGLRVPDFHPVTVVHHTTDEPPETGGYLLLDAERGGPVAHTAVVSRVDPSRAPAGRALVSSTVLGVPPADVDTAVRRHLSRLYGTSTARWETLAVHHTPEAVPAMRPPHDPRRPVRLLAGLYVCGDHRDTSTVQGALHSAHRAAAAILGDLGAGRPMHRAEPKAAA from the coding sequence GTGCTTGAGCCCGCGTATCAGGCGGACGTCGTCGTTGTGGGAGCCGGGGTCGCCGGGCTCGCGGCAGCGCATCGACTGACCAGTGCAGGAGTGACGACCGCGGTCCTGGAGGCCGCCCCTTACGCGGGCGGCCGCATGTCGACGGAGAAGGTCGACGGGTTCCGGCTCGACCGGATCGGACAGCTGCTGAACACGTCGTACCCCCAACTGGCCCTGAGCCCGGGGCTCGACGCGCTCGTGCTGCGTCCCTTCGCGCCGGGGGTCCTGCTGCACAGCGACGGACGGCACCTCCGCGCGGGCGCTCCGGCGCACGGAGGGAGCGCGAGGAGCGCACTTCACGTAGTGCGCGCCCTGGCGAGCGCCCCCCGCCCGCCGGTCCCCCGGCCGTCGTCCCTCGCCCGTGCGTCCCTCTCCCGGCCGTCCGTTCCCCGGTCGTCCGCCGTGCCGTTCCTCGACGGTCCGCCGCCCGGACGCCGCGGGGTCGGCGCGCCGCTGCGGCTGCGCGCCGCGCTCGGCCGGATCGCCGCCACGCCGGTCGAACGCCTGCTGTCGCGGCCCGAGTTGACGGCCCAGCAGGCGCTGGCCGCCCGCGGCCTGCCCGCCCGCACGGTCGACGGCTTCCTGCGTCCGCTGCTCGCCGCCCTGTTGTGCGACCCGGACCTCACCACGTCCAGCCGCTGCGCGGACCTGGCCCTGCACTCCTTCGCCTCCGGCCGGCTGTGTCTGCCGGAGGGCGGCGCCGAGGTCCTGCCGGAGCTGCTCGCGCGCACGCTGCCGCCCGGCACCGTGCACACCGGCGTACGGGCCACCTCGGTCTCCACGACCTCGGTGACCACCGCCGAGCACGGCGAGGTCCGCTGCAAGGCCGTGCTGGTCGCCACCGACGCGCGTGCCGCCGCCGAGCTGCTGCCCGGGCTGCGCGTACCGGACTTCCACCCGGTGACGGTGGTCCACCACACGACCGACGAGCCCCCGGAGACGGGCGGGTACCTGCTGCTCGACGCGGAGCGCGGCGGCCCGGTGGCGCACACGGCGGTGGTCAGCCGCGTCGACCCCTCCCGCGCGCCCGCCGGCCGCGCTCTGGTGTCGTCGACGGTCCTGGGCGTGCCCCCGGCCGACGTCGACACGGCCGTACGCCGCCATCTGTCCCGCCTCTACGGCACCTCCACCGCCCGCTGGGAGACGCTCGCCGTGCACCACACCCCCGAGGCCGTCCCCGCGATGCGCCCCCCGCACGACCCACGGCGCCCGGTGCGGCTGCTGGCGGGCCTGTACGTGTGCGGCGACCACCGGGACACCAGTACCGTCCAGGGGGCGCTGCACTCGGCCCACCGGGCCGCCGCGGCGATCCTGGGCGACCTGGGAGCCGGCCGCCCGATGCACCGGGCGGAACCGAAAGCCGCCGCCTGA